AGGCGGCGGCCACCCCGCACAGGTGCGCACAGCCGGCGAGCCATCCGCAGGCCAGCGACAGCGGGACGCAGAGCAGCAGGGCCGTGAGCGCCGCGGCCGTCACCGCGGCGGGCCGTACCGCCCCGCGGACCAGGGGTTTGTCGCGGCGGCCCGTCGCCAGGTCCCGGCCGAGGTCCACCCGGTCGTTGCACCAGCCCACCGACAGCTGGCCCACAGCCACCGCGGCCACGGTGAGCGCCGCCCCCGGGAGGCTGCGCCCCACGGCCGCGGCGAGGGCGGCGGCGAAGAGCGTCACGGCGGCCGCGGGCAGCGGATGGCAGGCCCCCAGCAGCCCGAACGGGCCGGACCGACCGGACGCGGCGGCCGACGACGGGCCGCCGGCAGGCGCGGGCCGGCCGGTCTGCGGGGTCGCGGCGGGAGTCGGCGGAGTTCCGTCTGCGGCTCGGGCTGGGGGCACGCGATCACGCTATGCCGCGCCGCGCCCGGTATGCGGGATTCATCACGAAGTGTCAGTTGTTCCCTATGTTGAATCAATGACGCGTGTCCTGGCAGTGAGCAGTGTTTTCCCGCCCCACCGCTATCGCCAGTCCGAGATCGCGGCGGCGCTCGCCCGTTTCCTGCCTCCGGGGGCCGACACCGCCCTGCTCCACCGGCTGCACGCCTCGGTGGGCGTCGGCTCCCGCCACCTCGCGCTCCCGCTGGAGCGCTACGGTCCGTCGAACGACTTCGGCGGGACGAACGCCCTCTTCGTGGAGACGGCCGAGGAGCTCGGAGCCCGCGCCATCGAAACCGTCCTGGCCGCGGGCCATCTGACGGCGCGCGAGATCGACCTGGTCATGTCGACCACGGTGACCGGGCTCGCGACGCCCTCGCTGGAGGCCCGCCTCGCGGCCCGCACCGGTCTGCGCCCCGACGTGAAACGGCTGCCGCTCTTCGGCCTCGGCTGCGCGGCCGGCGCCGCCGGACTCGGCCACCTCCACGACTACCTGGCGGGCCGCCCGGACCACGCGGCCCTGCTGCTGTCCACCGAGCTCTGCTCCCTCACCCTGCAGCCCTCGGACGCCTCGGTGGCGAACCTGGTGGCCGGCGCCCTCTTCGGCGACGGGGCCGGGGCGCTGCTCGCCGTGGGCCGCGGCCATCCGCTGCACGGCACCAGGCCGGGGCCTTCGGTGGTGGCCGCCCGCAGCCGCCTGTACCCCGGCACCGAGGGGCTCCTCGGCTGGGACATCGGCCACTGGGGTTTCCGGATGGTGCTCGGCCGTGAACTGCCCGCCCTGGTCAGGCTGCACGTGGCCGAGGAGATCGAGACGTTCCTCGCCGGGCACGACCTCAAGCCGCCGGACGTCGACGCGTGGATCGTCCACCCCGGCGGGCCGAAGGTCCTCGACGTGCTGGCGGACGCGCTGGCGCTGCCGGATTCCGCCTTCGCGGCGAGCCGGCGCTCGCTGGCGGAGGTGGGCAACCTCTCCTCCGCCTCCGTCCTGCACGTCCTGAACGCGGTCCAGGCCGCCGGGCCGCCCGCACCGGGCTCGGTCGGGCTGATGATCGCCTTCGGACCGGGCTTCGCCTCCGAACTCGTCCTCCTGCGCTGGTGACCTCATGCCGATGAACCCGATCAACCCGATGGACCTGTACCTGCTGCTCATGGCCCTCGTCGTGGCCGAGCGGCTCGCCGAACTCGCCGTCGCCCGCCGGGGCACGCGCTGGAGCCTGTCCCGCGGCGCCATCGAGTACGGCCGCGGCCACTACCCCGCCATGGTCGCCCTGCACACCGCGCTGCTCGCCGGCTGTGTGGTGGAGCCGCTCGTCGCCGACCGCCCGTTCCTGCCCGCGCTGGGCTGGCCCGCACTCGCCCTCGTACTGGCGGCCCAGGGCCTGCGCTGGTGGTGCATCAGCACCCTCGGCCCGCGGTGGAACACCCGGGTGCTGGTGGTCCCGGGGCTGCCGCTGGTGGCGGCGGGGCCGTACCGGCTGCTGCGCCACCCGAACTACATCGCGGTCGTCGTGGAGGGTGCGGCGCTGCCGCTGGTGCACACCGCCTGGATGACGGCGGCCGGCTTCACCGTACTGAACCTCCTGCTGCTCGGCGTACGCATCCGCTGCGAGGAGGACGCACTGGCCCATGCCGCGCCGGTCTACCGCAGTGCCGTACCGGCGGAGGGCAGGGCCCGGTGATCGACCTGCTCGTCGCCGGCGGCGGCCCGGCCGGGCTGGCCACGGCCATCCACGGGGCGCTGGCCGGGATGGAGGTCGTGGTCCTGGAGCCGCGCCCCACCCCGATCGACAAGGCCTGCGGCGAGGGCCTGATGCCGGGGGCCGTCCGCCGGCTCCAGGAGCTCGGCGTCCGTGTTCCGGGCAGCCCGTTCCGCGGCATCCGCTACCTGGACGGGGTGAGCGGCCTGCACGCCGAGGGGCTGTTCCGCACCGGGCCGGGTCTCGGCACCCGCCGTACCGTCCTCCAGGCGGCGCTGGCCGAACGCGCCGACCGGCTGGGCGTACGGGTGCTCGCGCGGCGCGTCGGCGAGGTCCGCCAGGACGAGGACCGGGTCGGTGCGGCCGGCCTGACGGCCCGGCACCTCGTGGCGGCGGACGGCCTGCACTCCCCCGTCCGGCGCGGTCTGGGCCTCGCGGCGCCGCCCGCCCCCGGCCGGCCGCCCCGCTACGGGCTGCGCCGCCACTACGCCGTGGAGCCCTGGAGCGACCTGGTCGAGGTCCACTGGTCGGCGCACTGCGAGGCGTACGTGACCCCTCTGGGGCCCGGCCGGGTCGGCGTGGCGGTCCTCACCACCGAACGCGCCCCCTTCGACGTACAACTGGCCCGGTTCCCGCTGCTGTGCGAGCGGCTGGCCGGGTGTTCCGGTTCGGCGGTGCGCGGCGCCGGGCCGCTGCGCCAGCAGGCCCGGGTACGGGTCGCGGGGCGGGTGCTGTTCGTCGGGGACGCCGCCGGGTACGTGGACGCGCTGACCGGCGAGGGGCTCACCCTGGCCGTGACCGCCGCGGGCGCTCTCGTCCGCTGCGTACGGGAGGGGCGGCCGCAGGCGTACGAGCGGGCCTGGCGGGAGCTGTCGCGCAGCTACCGCACGCTCACCGCGTCCTTGCTCTGGGCACGCCAACAGCCCCGGCTCGCGGGGCGGATCGTCCCGTTGGCGGCCCGGCTGCCGAGGGTCTTCACGCACGGGGTCAACCTGCTCGCGTAGGACGGCGGGACCGGCCGTGCGTACGCATGCCACGGGGGCGGGATCGGCACGTACCGCCGGTCCCGCCCCCGTCGCGCGGTCAGCCGTCGGCGCCCGCCCGGGCCTGCGGCGACCGGTTCAGGAGCGCCAGGCCGGCCAGGACGGCGGCGGCCGCGGCGCAGAGCACCGCCGTGACGCCCGCCCAGGCCGGGGAGGCGCTCGCCGCACCCGCCCGCCATGCGGCGGCGGTGTCGCGCACCGCCGGCAGGGCGCCGAGTCCCAGGCACAGCACGGTGGCGAGGAGCGGAAGGAGGGCGGTCGGGGTCTGGGACCACAGCGCCGTCAGGTCGCCCGGCAGGTGCAGGACGACACAGACCAGCAGGGCGGCGGCCACGGGCCGGCGCAGGACGTGGCGCAGCGCCCCGGCGCGGGCGGGGGCGGCCGGGGTGCCGTTCGCGATGCGCCCGTACGGCCGCCGCCGGTACTGCTCGACGGACTCGTACGGCTCGGCCACCTCCTCGAGCGGCCGGCAGTGCCGGCCGTCTCGAGCAGGGTGCGTATCGGCTCGGCACTCGTCGCTGTCGCTGTCGCTGCGCCGGTGGTGGCGGGGAACGCGCGGGGGCTGTCGCCCTGTGTCGCCGCGAGCGCGACGGGGTCATTCATGGAAAGCTCCGTTCGCCGCCGCGCGGGTCTGCACATCGCGCGCCGGTCAACGTGCGTCATCGGAAGTGCATGCTCAGTCACATTCATCGGCACCCCGCTCCGCTGCGCCATTCGGGGCGGGCAAACGGGGGAGCCGGCCTCCCGGCGGTCACCGGAGCAGACGGTTCGAGATGCGCCCGCGCGGCGCTGCTGGTTCGCTGAATCCGGCCTCCTTACCCCCCACACCCGAGGAGTGATCATGAGCGCTGGCGAAACCCAAGGCCGGGTCCGGCAACTGCGCGAGAAGGCA
The Streptomyces sp. NBC_01296 DNA segment above includes these coding regions:
- a CDS encoding type III polyketide synthase, which produces MTRVLAVSSVFPPHRYRQSEIAAALARFLPPGADTALLHRLHASVGVGSRHLALPLERYGPSNDFGGTNALFVETAEELGARAIETVLAAGHLTAREIDLVMSTTVTGLATPSLEARLAARTGLRPDVKRLPLFGLGCAAGAAGLGHLHDYLAGRPDHAALLLSTELCSLTLQPSDASVANLVAGALFGDGAGALLAVGRGHPLHGTRPGPSVVAARSRLYPGTEGLLGWDIGHWGFRMVLGRELPALVRLHVAEEIETFLAGHDLKPPDVDAWIVHPGGPKVLDVLADALALPDSAFAASRRSLAEVGNLSSASVLHVLNAVQAAGPPAPGSVGLMIAFGPGFASELVLLRW
- a CDS encoding isoprenylcysteine carboxyl methyltransferase family protein; protein product: MDLYLLLMALVVAERLAELAVARRGTRWSLSRGAIEYGRGHYPAMVALHTALLAGCVVEPLVADRPFLPALGWPALALVLAAQGLRWWCISTLGPRWNTRVLVVPGLPLVAAGPYRLLRHPNYIAVVVEGAALPLVHTAWMTAAGFTVLNLLLLGVRIRCEEDALAHAAPVYRSAVPAEGRAR
- a CDS encoding NAD(P)/FAD-dependent oxidoreductase, which translates into the protein MIDLLVAGGGPAGLATAIHGALAGMEVVVLEPRPTPIDKACGEGLMPGAVRRLQELGVRVPGSPFRGIRYLDGVSGLHAEGLFRTGPGLGTRRTVLQAALAERADRLGVRVLARRVGEVRQDEDRVGAAGLTARHLVAADGLHSPVRRGLGLAAPPAPGRPPRYGLRRHYAVEPWSDLVEVHWSAHCEAYVTPLGPGRVGVAVLTTERAPFDVQLARFPLLCERLAGCSGSAVRGAGPLRQQARVRVAGRVLFVGDAAGYVDALTGEGLTLAVTAAGALVRCVREGRPQAYERAWRELSRSYRTLTASLLWARQQPRLAGRIVPLAARLPRVFTHGVNLLA